From the genome of Fusarium oxysporum f. sp. lycopersici 4287 chromosome 3, whole genome shotgun sequence, one region includes:
- a CDS encoding NAD-dependent aldehyde dehydrogenase encodes MCATRPVYTTSYKPHPSDRMKAATWTGTKSIELSYVPKPTITAPADAIVHITHCTICGSDLHMYNGDLNKVMEKGLIMGHEAIGIVEEVGPQVKTLNVGDRVIILPVIACGDCFYCKRKEFSLCDRTNPSKELEQMYGHRLSGIFGYSLITGGYPGDQAEYCRVPNADLTCVKAPKDIEASKLVGLADVTPTAWHGNELAEVGKEDVVGVWGCGAVGLSIQRLAKLRGASKVYAIDKDEHRLDIAKSMGMIPINVKDHSDPADYILSIEPHGLDRGIEASGFRSTNSTTHATMRALGVEGDSSDTVSAAIKATRKGGNVALIGDFFYNTNNFPIGMLMEKGITLRGGQLYAQKYFPFLLDLVVEGKYDPSFMFTHHDNFENISKNYEAFFSHKTPGGLKVCLSTAFGRAQGGGSV; translated from the exons ATGTGTGCCACAAGACCAGTCTACACAACATCCTACAAGCCCCATCCTAGCGATAGGATGAAGGCAGCCACTTGGACGGGCACAAAGTCCATCGAGCTGTCCTATGTGCCTAAACCCACCATCACCGCGCCCGCTGATGCCATCGTGCACATCACCCACTGTACCATTTGCGGTTCGGATCTGCACATGTATAACGGCGATCTGAACAAGGTCATGGAGAAGGGTTTGATCATGGGCCATGAGGCTATCGGCATCGTCGAAGAAGTCGGACCGCAGGTCAAGACCCTCAATGTAGGAGACCGAGTCATCATCCTGCCCGTCATTGCATGCGGGGACTGCTTCTACTGTAAGCGGAAGGAGTTCTCGCTGTGTGACCGCACCAACCCGTCCAAGGAGTTGGAGCAAATGTACGGCCATCGCTTGTCTGGCATCTTTGGTTACTCCCTGATCACGGGAGGCTACCCAGGAGATCAGGCTGAGTACTGCCGCGTGCCCAACGCCGATCTCACCTGCGTCAAGGCTCCGAAGGACATAGAGGCCAGTAAGCTTGTTGGCCTCGCCGACGTGACTCCTACCGCCTGGCACGGCAACGAGCTGGCCGAGGTCGGCAAGGAAGATGTCGTCGGCGTCTGGGGCTGCGGCGCCGTTGGCCTCTCTATCCAGCGTCTGGCGAAGCTTCGTGGAGCCAGCAAGGTCTATGCCATCGACAAAGACGAGCACCGCCTCGACATTGCCAAGTCGATGGGCATGATTCCCATCAATGTCAAGGATCACTCCGATCCTGCTGACTACATCTTGTCCATTGAACCACATGGGCTGGACCGTGGCATTGAGGCGAGCGGCTTCAGGAGCACCAACTCAACTACTCATGCCACTATGAGAGCGCTGGGGGTCGAGGGGGACAGCTCTGATACTGTGAGCGCGGCGATCAAGGCGACACGCAAGGGAGGCAATGTCGCGTTGATCGGAGACTTTTTCTACAATACCAACAACTTCCCGATTGGAATGTTGATGGAAAAGGGCATCACCCTACGCGGAGGACAGCTCTACGCTCAGAAG TACTTTCCGTTTCTTCTGGACCTGGTTGTCGAAGGGAAATACGACCCCTCTTTCATGTTTACCCATCACG ATAACTTCGAGAACATCTCAAAGAACTACGAAGCCTTCTTTAGTCACAAAACGCCTGGAGGATTGAAGGTATGTCTCTCAACTGCCTTTGGACGGGCACAGGGTGGGGGTTCAGTTTGA
- a CDS encoding tyrosyl-tRNA synthetase, producing the protein MPKLGYKVRAHLMNAMVPGLGEAQKMSSSEPSSKINLDTPEEVAKKLRKAVCVPKQVEGNGIIAFIEHVIFHVESLKTGGKPRFTAETREGEVLVYEDIFQLKEDYESDTLTPQILKPALIKALNDLLGPTRKDFDANEDSKRVADLAYPAEVKPEE; encoded by the coding sequence ATGCCAAAGCTTGGATACAAGGTGCGAGCACACTTGATGAACGCAATGGTGCCAGGTCTCGGAGAGGCGCAGAAGATGAGTTCAAGTGAGCCAAGCTCTAAGATCAATCTTGATACGCCAGAAGAAGTCGCCAAAAAGCTCAGAAAAGCCGTATGCGTCCCGAAACAGGTTGAAGGAAATGGCATCATTGCGTTTATAGAACATGTCATTTTCCACGTCGAGTCACTGAAAACTGGTGGCAAGCCAAGGTTCACAGCTGAAACGCGGGAGGGCGAGGTTCTAGTCTACGAGGACATTTTCCAGCTGAAGGAGGATTACGAGAGCGATACTCTGACACCACAGATACTCAAACCTGCGTTGATAAAAGCGCTCAATGATCTCCTTGGCCCCACTCGGAAGGATTTCGACGCAAATGAGGATTCGAAACGTGTTGCTGATCTAGCTTACCCAGCTGAAGTGAAGCCGGAGGAataa